CTTTTCATACCAACATTTCGATAATTCGGTAATAAGAGGACGTATCACCAATACACACAAACTCATAAAAAAAACGGGCATAAATAAAATATTGTAATCTCTTTGAAGGCCACTTTTTAAAAGACCTTTTTGAAGTTCTAATGCAATGACCAAACGTGGTTCGTTAAAGATTTGATTCAATACAAATCCATAAAAAAACAAAGGAAAACATATTTTTATTATTTGAAAACAATTTTTTAAATTATCTAATACAAATAATGAACTAAGGTTTATTTTTACAAAATTTTTTGAAAATTGATAGTCATATATTATAATAAAGAAAATATTGAATAACCCCAATATTAATAATGAAAAAATCAATGACTTAGAAAATAAAAGACCAACAAACAAGATAATAATACTTAAACTGTATCTATAAACCATTGATTTCCCAGCAATATCTAGTCTTTCCTCTTGCTGAAAAAGCCCTTGAAATAAATCTGAGAATGCATCACTGATTCTATATAAAAGTAGTAATAGCATAATTAACAAAGAGGGACAAGACATATCATAATGAACTAAACGCAAATACGGAATAATTGTCAAAATCATTATAAGTATTGTCAACATACGCGTTAAGAAATAACTATCAAAAGAATGATGTTTTTTCACATCCGTTCCTTGATAATTTCTAACTTGAAATAGTCCAATAATAACCCATAAATTACCAATTGACATTGCTAAACTATACTGATCAGCAATTTTTGCTGATTGCAATCTAGTTACGATTAAAAGGTAAATAACTGATACTGCCGCTGCCGCTAAATTCCCCAGTAAATTCCAAAAATAAATCTCTTTAGCAGAAGGATTAGTTTTTATTTTCATCTTTCTCCCTCAGTGCGATTGTTTGAACTAAATTTTTAAATTTCGTATCTAATTTAGATAATCTAAGAGTGAGTTGGAATTGATTGATGAGCAATAAGAAAATGACAAATAAAAAGATAAAATTGACTGCTGATACAATTCCTAATGCACTTGCAATAGTTTCTGCTAGACCTGGGAAAATGCTAAATACTAATAAAATTAAAGAGAAAAATACCCAAAATATAGCATCGTTGATTTGAACTTGTGATTTTCGAATGCTACGTAAAATAAAGGCACAAGTCATAATAGAGACAAAAATCAATACAATTTGAAACCAAATAGTCATTTAATGTCTACCCTCTCTTTCTGAAATTCTGAATAATCAAGATAGATACAAACATGTGCGTCATATATTGAATAGAGCGAGAAAGTGTCAGATAACTCTCACCAGCTTGTCTCTCTTCCATTCGCACTTGGGCTTCTGCTACTTTCACACCATGACGAATTAAATATGAGACGGTATCTGGCTCAGGTCCATAATTGATATTGAGAGCAAATTCTTTGATAAGTCCTTCAGAAAACATCCGCATACCAGAGGTTGGATCGTTGATTGTCTTTCCTGTGGTTAATTTAATGGCTGCACTAATGAGAATATTCCCCATCATCCGCAAAGACGTTTCGCGCTTTTCTGTCACAAAACGAGATCCGATAACCATTTCATAGCCTTCGTTCATTTTTGCTTCTAAAACTGAGATATACTCAGGCAAATGTTGACCATCTGCGTCAAACTGCACTGCCTTTTTATAGCCTTGCTCATAAGCATATCTAAGTCCTGTTTGAAATGCGCCTGCCAATCCTAAATTGACCGGCAAATCCACAATATTATAACTGTTTGCATGGCAAATGGCTGATGTTCTATCTTTTGAACCGTCATTGATAATCACATAATCATATTGTGAATAATTCCTGATGATATTGTTGACAACATTCTCAATAGAGCCTTCTTCATTGTAGGCAGGTATAATAATCAATAAATCCGAAGATTTCACTTAATCTCATTCTCCTTAAAAATTATATAACCCCATTATACTATATCCACGCGGCATTTTCTACTATTTCCATAAAAGAATCAAGAAATTTACTATAAAGACAAACTAAAATCACTCATCATGCAAACGAGTGATTTTGTGCTAGTGTCAAGAAAAGCTCCGCATAATTTCCTAAAAAAAGTTTATCTGCACTATAAATAATCTGAGATTGGACTGATGAGAAACCGCTTTGAGACAGTTTTCCTTCCAAATCAGCAAGATGAAAACCATGATGATTTGTATCTGTTTTGACAAAATCAGCAATAAAAAGTTGTCCGTCATCAGCAAGATGATTTCTAAACACATTCAAAGTTTCTTCAATATTTGACATATGATGAAGAACACGACTGACTAAAATGATGTCAAACAATTGATTTAATGGAGTTGACAGTAAATCCTGCTGCAATAAATGAACGTTATTAATGGCTTGCTTCTTTACTTTTAGATGAGCCTGCTCAAGCATTTTGTCAGAAATATCAACAAGCATGACTGACTTGGATTGAGTTGCCAATGGCAGGCTCACCAATCCGGTACCACCGCCAAAATCTAAAATATGCTTGTCAGAAAAATCTACAACTTGCTTTTCCAACTCTTGACGAATGAGATCGGCAATAAATCTATTTTGGGGAGAATCGAATGATTCTGCCTTATGATTAAAATGATGTTCCATATTTTTAGTTTAACACAAAGAACATTATTCCACCAGAAAAATGCTTAACTGGTTTTCTATTTTTTTAGTAAACTTACTTCCAAATCCTACATCACGCAAAAACATCAGAACAGCGAATTTCAGTCAACTTCCATAAGGTTGATTAGGTACTTCTTACGAGTGTGACTAGGAAACAAAATTAACCTTACCTCGCAAGCATTATTCGCAACTTCAACGCAATGTTTTGAACAATCAACTACTAATCGTCAGACTTATTTCTATTTAAAAAGCGAGGCTAAGAAACTACCATCCCAGCCTCGTCTACTATTTGACATATTTTTTATTTAGTCATCAAATCCATTTGGATGTTTGCTTTGCCAATGCCAAGCATCTTGGCACATACGCGTAATATCAAATTGTGCTTCCCAACTAAGCTCTTCTTTTGCTTTTGTAGAGTCAGCATAACAAGTGGCAATATCACCAGGGCGGCGGTCAACAATCTTGTAAGGAATTGGTTTGCCGACTGCTTTTTCCATATTTTGGATAATTTCTAAAACAGAGTATCCTTTACCGGTACCAAGGTTATAGATATTTAGACCAGCAGTTCCTTCAATTTTTTGCAGAGCAGCCACATGTCCTTTTGCCAAATCTACCACGTGAATATAGTCACGAACACCAGTACCGTCAACTGTAGGATAGTCATTGCCAAATACTTGCACTTCTTTTAATTTTCCAACTGCAACTTGTGTCACATATGGCAAGAGATTATTTGGAATACCATTTGGATTTTCACCCAAATCACCACTTTCATGAGCACCAATTGGATTAAAATACCGAAGCAAGACAACATTCCAGCTTGAATCAGCTTTGTAAATATCCGTCAGCATTTCTTCAATCATTAGTTTTGTACGTCCGTAAGGATTGGTGACTGACAGAGGGAAGTCTTCTAAAATCGGAACGGTATGAGGGTCTCCATAGACAGTTGCAGAAGAGCTGAAAATGATATTTTTGCAATTGACTTCTTCCATAACACGTAGCAATGTCAAGGTTCCTGTAATGTTGTTTTCGTAATAAGTCAGTGGAATTTGTGTAGATTCACCAACTGCTTTCAAGGCTGCAAAATGAATAACGCCTGTCGGTTGTTCGTCTTTAAAAATTTCCAACAAGGCTTTCTTATCACGAATGTCCACTTGATAAAATGGAACTTTCTGACCAACAATTCGTTCTACAACTTCTACACTTTTTTTGCTGCTGTTCACTAAATTATCAACAATAACAACTTCGTGTCCAGCATTGACTAACTCAATAACGGTATGCGTTCCGATAAATCCGGCTCCACCTGTTACTAAAATTTTATGTTTCATGATTCTCCTTTTAAGACAAAACTTCAATAGTTACTTTTTATTTTAATACTTTTTGAGTCTTGGCATAGTTGGCTTCGACAGCTTCCTTTTCAGCTTTCCACCAATCTTGGTGATCCGTGTACCACTTGATTGTTTCTTTCAATCCA
This Streptococcus anginosus DNA region includes the following protein-coding sequences:
- a CDS encoding class I SAM-dependent methyltransferase; translated protein: MEHHFNHKAESFDSPQNRFIADLIRQELEKQVVDFSDKHILDFGGGTGLVSLPLATQSKSVMLVDISDKMLEQAHLKVKKQAINNVHLLQQDLLSTPLNQLFDIILVSRVLHHMSNIEETLNVFRNHLADDGQLFIADFVKTDTNHHGFHLADLEGKLSQSGFSSVQSQIIYSADKLFLGNYAELFLTLAQNHSFA
- a CDS encoding DUF2304 domain-containing protein — encoded protein: MTIWFQIVLIFVSIMTCAFILRSIRKSQVQINDAIFWVFFSLILLVFSIFPGLAETIASALGIVSAVNFIFLFVIFLLLINQFQLTLRLSKLDTKFKNLVQTIALREKDENKN
- the galE gene encoding UDP-glucose 4-epimerase GalE, which produces MKHKILVTGGAGFIGTHTVIELVNAGHEVVIVDNLVNSSKKSVEVVERIVGQKVPFYQVDIRDKKALLEIFKDEQPTGVIHFAALKAVGESTQIPLTYYENNITGTLTLLRVMEEVNCKNIIFSSSATVYGDPHTVPILEDFPLSVTNPYGRTKLMIEEMLTDIYKADSSWNVVLLRYFNPIGAHESGDLGENPNGIPNNLLPYVTQVAVGKLKEVQVFGNDYPTVDGTGVRDYIHVVDLAKGHVAALQKIEGTAGLNIYNLGTGKGYSVLEIIQNMEKAVGKPIPYKIVDRRPGDIATCYADSTKAKEELSWEAQFDITRMCQDAWHWQSKHPNGFDD
- a CDS encoding glycosyltransferase family 2 protein; this encodes MKSSDLLIIIPAYNEEGSIENVVNNIIRNYSQYDYVIINDGSKDRTSAICHANSYNIVDLPVNLGLAGAFQTGLRYAYEQGYKKAVQFDADGQHLPEYISVLEAKMNEGYEMVIGSRFVTEKRETSLRMMGNILISAAIKLTTGKTINDPTSGMRMFSEGLIKEFALNINYGPEPDTVSYLIRHGVKVAEAQVRMEERQAGESYLTLSRSIQYMTHMFVSILIIQNFRKRG
- a CDS encoding lipopolysaccharide biosynthesis protein; the encoded protein is MKIKTNPSAKEIYFWNLLGNLAAAAVSVIYLLIVTRLQSAKIADQYSLAMSIGNLWVIIGLFQVRNYQGTDVKKHHSFDSYFLTRMLTILIMILTIIPYLRLVHYDMSCPSLLIMLLLLLYRISDAFSDLFQGLFQQEERLDIAGKSMVYRYSLSIIILFVGLLFSKSLIFSLLILGLFNIFFIIIYDYQFSKNFVKINLSSLFVLDNLKNCFQIIKICFPLFFYGFVLNQIFNEPRLVIALELQKGLLKSGLQRDYNILFMPVFFMSLCVLVIRPLITELSKCWYEKNLQKFDSIVKKLLIMLLGLGIIVTTAAFFIGVPILSLIFGINLSDNTLALTILVFSGILYSVALVFENILTIFRKHSYLIVVYILMFIVSKCITKFQVETNGILGAAISFMIVMFIYMLGSFGIFIWIRKRKI